Part of the Nicotiana sylvestris chromosome 2, ASM39365v2, whole genome shotgun sequence genome, ggttcaaggcatgttttatataacgttgaatcttcctaaaagcatttctaaataattaaaaagcgattttaaaagtttaaaaatgcacaataggttaaaacatgtaacaaatcagataataggccaattttaatagtttaagcgaccgtgctagaatcacgaaacctgggaatgcctaacaccttctcccgggttaacagaattccttatctagaatttttggttcgcagactttaaaatAAAAGttgaatttccttgatttgggattttaaaataaactggtgacttgggacaccaaataaactattccaagtggagactctgattaaattaattaatcccatttcgaataatgtcactttaattggaaaaactcccttattccCTTcgggcggtaaaaaggaggtgtgatagctctggcgactctgctaggaataagaacccagaatctctggttcagtgttcaagaattcgagcttagaataactgttatgcttggctttatttattatctgatttttacatgtttgagcctaatgtgctaagtgcccatttttaccgctttgatattgtttggactgtatataaattgttacgaaactctcttctctctgagtcttctaaatcatctgggaagtgtgcacttcgtgtgacttattttctgttagagtcattatcccaattttagaacgaggttcggacaaattgcaaagccggtgaagcttttgtatttccggtacgttgcccctccccccccggctcgagctgtccgctcgggtaagccaggtttagaataATACACCTAGATTTTTAaatctagaataacatagcctcatgccggatacCTAGTAggtacgtttgtttgcatcacgtgcatctgactttggggactcaacataggagttgggtccgtctaggacatgtatacccaaattaaaaagactatcctgatacatcttacgtgctactttcGCATCTGTTGGTTTTGGCTTGTatgttgaccgacttctagaatagggaaagaaaataaaaaagaatgaaaaaagaaaataaaaaaaatgagaggtaggtatttagaaaattttgaaactctgccgaaaatctgaagaaaaaaaaaaagaaaagtcatttcaaaatgagccaaaattttcaagtgccacgTTTcccttgttccgtcaaaactgaccgaactacgcgggtctgattctcaccggatgtgagatacataggcaaacctTATTGGTTCCGACCCCAactttcaaaaaatccaaaaacaatttcctttagtTCCATTCTTAAAAGCATTTCcttagaaaattttaaaaaatatttttaaactaaaaaaataatttccttctttctgaagtctttcatacgaaaacaaatcatcaaaaatcaaaatacaaaatacgggtttcctttattttgaagtatttttccaaaaaatcaaaaaaaatccaaagaaaaaaaatatatattcgtttccttctttagaagtctttctttcataaatatcaaaaaaattgaaaaactaaaagtccaaaaataattttgctttttttaaaagtacttttgtcaataaataaaaactcagaaatccaaaacATTTTATTAAAAGtctctctttcgaaaattaagaggaaacttccaaaatccaaaaaatattttctttcttctttataaaaagagaaaacaaatgaaaatccaaacaacaatattttctttttacttttaaaattcccaaagttcaaatcaaaagcaaatgaatttttagaagtctttctttcaaaaacaaaataaaaatcagaaataaataaataaatatttcctttctccttttaaagcattttttaagaaaattccaaaagaaataaaaaaatcatcaaaaaaaaaaaagaaaaaaaaaaaaatcaaaaatcaaaaatgttTTTCTTTTACCTTAAAGCTTTCATAATCTGAGTtttataaaaactaaaaaaaaaaagttagtttatttactccattctATTTACTCGattctcgatcttcccgaactacgcaagatctgattgatgcggcatcatgatacgtaggcaatccccatcggattcgatcatagctataaaataaaactgagtgaaaaataatttgaaaaaaaaagagaaaaaaattgattgagtgaaaaagaaagaaaagagcaaaaaaaaaaagagcgacaagaaataaaagagtgacaaacaaaagagaaaaagagcggcaaaaacgagatggaaaaaatcaagagtgattaaagagaggcagaaatgaagaaaagaggtaCAAAGTGAAAAGGGTTGGTTAaggtcgggatgaaacatgcaaccattCAAACAtatggtagaagcgtttaactgttaggtgcattgtatccaacgtgcgatttcctatgtctcaaaactaacaaggttgttgggtgtgcaaattagccaggttttggtggttagttttgttggtagtctagccttccctccttcacaagatccaaaggcacagATGGCCTCCACAAGAAATCTACCAATAATCGGTCCTGACGATAGCCCAACATCGGCTATTCTTCAGCTAGAATCagcagctgctgaagagaataagagGTTGCGTCTCCGCATATTGAAAATGTGGGACActtggtctaatggtagggaaccgccaagtgcaatccATGGGTTCCCTGAAttgatccccaggtcaggtgaggttaccaacTCCCCTTTTAccaacccgctcatcccatgcgggcaccctccaatgccTTCGAATGATCCTGACATGCCTTCTACGGTTCGCCCCCAGGCACCAGCTTCAAGGACACAACCTCCAATGTTCATCTTTCATGGTCCACAACTTCAGTCGAAAATAGCATATGTGACCCCATACTCCTtcactcaacctccgcaatatgatctctcggtAGAGAAAGAAAAGGTCGTTAAAAATCctgagcaagaggaaatggctcggaagatgaagagcctggaacaaatcctgaaaaacatgcaaggtttgagtcgccaaaagagtgtctcatactctgacctctgtatatttccccatgtccacttgccagctGGCTTTAAgacgccaaaatttgaaaagtacgacgggcacgtAGACCCGGTTGCTCATCTGAAACGGTATTGTAACCAACTGAGGggtgctggtggaaaagaggagctatTAACAGCCTATTTTGGGGAAACCTCACCGAaatcgcttctgagtggtatacgggTCAAGAAATTACCCATTGGCACGTGTGTGACCATATGGCCAAAGATTTTGTTCACCAGTTCCAGTATAATGCAGACATCGCTCCCGACAGAATCTCTTTGtccattttgaaaaagaaaatcatgGAAAGCTTCCgtgaatatgctgtcaaatggcatgagcaagctgccagggtaaagcctccaatggatgaaattgaaatggtcacggtctttctaTAGGCCCAAGAAgcggactacttccagaacatgatgtccgttatgggaaagccgtttgctgaggctatcaaaattgggaagatggtagaaaatgggctaaaaatgggtcgaatcttgagtcatgtttCTTTTAAAGCCATATCACCAGATGTTCATAATGGTTCAGAGGATTTGATAAatggaaaaaggagagaagaaggAGTCATGATGGTTTCGAGCTCAAGGGGGACCCGCAGGTTTTCCAACCGATCATATATGCTTCCTGACGTCCCTTAACATTATTATCCTCTTCAAGATGCTGCTTATGTCGTGGCACCACCTccttatgcggtgatgaacgTGCAACCTTTCACGCatccacaacattatacacaaaatcgagctccacctcccagaaatgtccatccttaccaagctccatataatcctcaaccaaataatccccaatacaatcctcgcccaaaagagcctttcagaaagaatcagttcacccctattggtgaatcatattcaAGCTTATTCCAGAAGCTAATCAGGCTaaatctattgcagccagtggccccaaaccggctgaaccccgagtccccctTGCACCGAgttgatgctagatgtgaataccactttggagcagtgggacacagtacagAGGACTGGTGGACCCTCAAGAgagcagttgaagatttgattgaagctgaaagaattatttttcaagatgaagaagctcttgatgtgatgaacaatctgttgcttGCACACAACAgcgggccaatagtcggaatgatttgtgaagataagGAATTTGATCTGCcactgaaggccattgcagccattgccaagacagaagaaaagctaaaaaatgatcgccaagcatgaaagttccccatcagacgggagcctcggtagccagtcttgctatcctttctgcgtccCAATTATCTCAGGGTatgatccggatgttttactttattgtcttacttttcgatgtaaacccttcaatcttcaaaaattgaaaaaaaacaaaaatggaaaaatcaaataaaattaatatttcattgtccaggaacgtctcttttcttaatcttgtcgtTTTCcctattctctttttagttctgttaaatgcagatttcaataacatgacatgcttgcggatttcatgcccagatcctaaaacGCTGTCAGACTTCGAAATGATGAATCAAGAATCAGAATGCAATGAAGataaatttaagaaaataaaacaaagactTGAAGGAAAGTTGGTTCCAAATTTGAAAGGTTCATACATTGCaccaagagtactgccaaaagagtaaattgtacttgggacacatcgaaggaaacgtCCCTGAAACAACTGTCAATACAAATGCAGTCAAAAGCTATTATGTTGGATCCTCCATATAGTATTAAATTTCTCCGGTTGGGATGACGAATGCttttattctcgctacccaaacactattaaCCCTTTTGTAAACtatttgagccggttactcttctttgattaccctctttggaacttgaaagtattactaataaaattgaaaaataaaatgaaaaatgaaaaaaaatgaaaagagaagaaaaagaaaaatacaaaaaaagaagaagaaaagggcaaaaagaaaaagaaatgaaaaaaagagaagaagagaaagataCAAAAAAGGGAGGGGGAAAGAAacgacaaagaaaatgaaatgaaaaatgaaaaaaaaaaagaggaaaaggaaaggaaagaaagggaaaacaaaacaaaatacaaaaacgaaagaaaaaatcaaaaacaaagttccctgaactacgttcgacttgattccgaaaggatacgtaggctgcttttcagtcacaccaaaataaaaatctaaattccccaaattttgaaactggggcagaagttataatggttcggcgatggttttgcctgaaaggttccaaaattgtaattcaatccaaatttttttaccccaaatcctgttcaagtccttctgatcaatcagtgagaatgttcaaggatcggagaatacagttacttggatctgatacaattAAATGAGAggaatgaaatgagagagtcttattggtgaaaacccatacGGGCACCATTTGGCGATGGTACGCAGAGAAATTCCAAATGAGAGAGTAttgttagtaaaaactcgcaaaaagcactataaggcgatggtgagaagagaaatgagagaggttagctCGTAAAAACCCAAAAAGGGTGCCcatgatcgaaaagaggatcctcaccGCCATCGGCATCGACAGAtttctggcaaggtttctcgattttgaggcaaaagtcGTGATGAGTTTCTGAGAGTCAGACGGTTTACATAGATCAGGCATCcaatccaaaaggcatgtcattttCAATGAAGTCcgcatgtcctccagataagtccttctttcctttccccaaaagggacacttcttATTTTAAATTCATGGTCTTTTCcattgtttttctttgaatccctttcggtctaactctgttccaaAACTGTGACAAAAAAAGGATTGCAAGATTGATTTACTAGGCTTCTGTTTTGATACGAGCCAATATTCAAGAAGATTCCCAGCCTCGGCAGGTGCATCGACTCAActtcgactggccatgatggacGATGCTTTAACATCCAAAACtcttgaaaagaaaggaaatcaaagtATTTACCCACAAAggcaaaaataaaattgaaaaaggTTAAGACCCACGTGGCTAACCATCTCAGCAATGATTTGAAAAGCCAAGGGATCCTAGAAGCTCGAAAGCTAAAGTTGGAAGAAACAAGCAAGAAATGAAAGGCCTATAAAGgcaaaataaaattgaaaaaggttaagtcccacgtgaCTAGCCGTTGCAGCAAGTTTTAGGAGCCaaaaagttccccaatgctccgaatggttaaaaaaagagaaacaaaacagaaaaaaaagaaagagaaaaagaaaaacaacaagtcAAAagtgaaaggcctacgaaggcaaaataaagtcgaaaaggttgagttccatCGACCAACCGTCATGACAAAATCAGAAAAAAGAGATTCTCAGGGCCTGAAATGAAATCGGTCCCCAGGAAACGAGCAATAGCAATTGAGATCTTCATCAAAAAAgccgggccgagatcaagtgattgaaataatcaaggccacaaaaccaaccaccatttcaaactaacaattgttctttgtttgaaaacatgaaacaggGTGCAATCCAaaacaaccttgcaagaagcaggtgcaacaaaAGAGAAACTGCAcaagggctagaaacagctttgcagcaataatcaatccaaaatgAAAGTCTCCTCcgaattctttcctgcatttttactcatttttttaaaaaagaagaagaagaggaagaagaagaagaagaagaaaaaaaattcaaaaacatggtagcctagggtccccaatctctagttacgttttttccaacatagggtctccactctctagttgattttattttagacatagggtctccattccctagtcgctttttcaacatagggtcttcactccctagttgattttattttaaacataactccactccctagtcgccttttcaacaaagggtctccactccctagttgattttatttttagacatagggtctccactccctagttgattttatttttaaacatagggtctctactccctagtcacctttccaacatagggtctccactccctagtcgcctttccaacatagggtctccactctctagttgagtttatttctaaacatagggtctccactccctagtcatctttccaacatagggtcaccactccctagttgagttttttttagacatagggtctccacttcatAGTCGCCTTTCCaagatagggtctccactccctagttgattttatttttagacatagggtctccactccctagtcgcctttccaacataaggtctccactccctagttgattttatttttagacataggatctccataccctagtcgtctttccaacatagggtcttcactccctagttgagtttatttttagacattgggtctccactccctaattgagtttattttagacatagggtctccactccctagttgtctttccaacatagggtctccactccctagttgagtttattttagacatagggtcttccaacatagggactccactccctagttgagtttattttagacatagggtctccattccctagtcaccttttccaacatagggtctccactccctagttgagtttatttttagacatagggtctccactccctagtcgcctttccaagatagggtttccactccctagttaagtttatttttagacatagggtctccactccctagtcgccttttccaacatagggtctccactccctagttgagtttatttttagacatagggtctttactccctagtcgccttttccaacatagggtctccactccctagtcaccttttccaacatagggtctcctctccctagttgagtttatttttagacatagggtctccactccctagtcgccttttccaacatagggtcttcactccctagttgagtttatttttgacattgggtctccactccctagtcgcctttccaacatagggtatccactccctagttgagttttattttagacatagggtctccactacctggttgattttatttttagatatGGGGTCTTCACTCCTTAGTCtgctttttcaacatagggtctccactccttagttgatttcattatagatatagggctccactccctagtctctttctCCCAAAGATAAACAAtcttgattttattgctttcaataaagaaatagccTAGACTTTTGTTACAATatctcacgaaattttcctagagAAAAATGGGCagaaaaatttcattcgtttgtttattttggtgcctgaacaggttttCATAGTGAGGCACAAtgttcgagatgaccaaaagaagaagtctcaacccaaataaaagaaaagaagaaacaaaaaaagaagtTGAACCCAAGGTGCAAAAGCGGAGAAGAGATGCGGACTGCCCAAGATataattgaagtcacaagtttCGCACGTCCCGACTTGATCCGAAAAGTTGAATAATGAACCAGCgattgcagctaacgagcatcaagattcagatcagagtctgcaggaagaaccagccaagactcaggatcaagcttcagaagatttataAATAGGAaccttgtaactcgtagttgataagTTTAGCTAGTTTAGTTTTTCAcctttcattttggtgtaataaggagttcagcaagcagtagcagcagcaacaacagtaaaatcatagcttcctggtagtcccaacgaccaaaacttctagaactacactgacctgatttctttatagccaagaaTATCTAGGCAACccttgaagcaaggttcggtcaggctcttccaaaaaatgcttctcatggagtttcaaacgggcaaatatccctcataattgctcattttatctttgcccgaaaacccatCGGGTCTACGAGCAatgaggggcagctgtgagcatgtgatttttgccttatatgaaatactcctacagaatcccaaggaaataaatttttcttttaattattttctattttaggaatttttgtagaattttattaattatttgcatttttctgtgcatgtttaatttttatttaaatcatgaaaatataaaaatactctgcatttgaatttaggatttatttttacacttttaggttaattagtaaattagttgttttatagaAATGAAAAACATCACAAAAAATGactcactttgcatttttaaccttttaattttaaattctgtagttcttctttaaatttaggagttaattaatttttgtaaatactgTGATGAGTAATTGGCttaatttgataaattattttaatttaagaattaatttggtttgttaattaatttgaaaaggaaaaaaagaaaaattggaaATTGGAAAAAAGATAAAGAGAATCAGAAAAGGTTGTTGATTTTGGGCCAATTTCTCACAGCCCAAATGAATTTCCCCCCAAAATCATTCCAGATCCGGCCCAAACCACGCCCCAACCCGGTCCAGTTTTGCCTTCAAatcaaacgacatcgttttgacCACTTACCATTTTAACCGTCGGATCAGTTAGATCCAACGGACCAGAACTCCTCACCCTATCCTAATATATATGTCCGAACAAGCCTTACCCCCTCCAGTTCCTTCGGCTTCCCCTTCACAACCCTCAGACCCTCTGAACCCAAATCCTAGCACCGCCCTAAATTCCTCAccatctccggtggcggcgcaACCTCAATCCGCCCCCAAATTAACATCACACCACCCCCATGCCTTCCTCTTCCTAAACCTCAAAGTAATGTCCCCTGAATTCCTCTCAACCCTCTCCAATTTTGGATCTAATACTAGTACCAAAACCCTAAATTACTCCAAACCCGCCCAAATTAGCATCTTACAGTCTCCAGGTTCCCCCAAACCCAAAGCCTTTGATGATTTTTCCCAAGCAAGCTTTAGAATGCGTCAAATGTAGAATTCAAGTCTTGACCTAAGTTTTCCACTCATCAAGGCTCGAAGCTTGCCCTAATAAATCACTCCTAACTAAGGGTATTCATTAAGTTAAGTTTCTGGTCTTGATGAAGTAGTTCGAGTGGCCATGTTGTTCACCCGAGATTTTTGGCTAATGCTTCCGTTTGGTCAATcagccttttcttcttcttttcctttgttaaTTAGTTGCATATTTCTGTGTCTTCttgtttctttcttctttcttttgttagtTCAAGTCGATCTTTATTTGCATGATTAGATTTAGGTCATATTAGTTTATAGTGATATTAGCATAATAATGTAATTAACAGTTTCTTTAGTACTTTTGATTTCATGTCTGCCTATTGCTCCATTCTCATTTTTGTTTTGCACCTTTAGGATTTTGATGCCCGGAGTTTCAGAACTTTTTTTTGGTTTGATTGTTTGTGGTTTGTGGTCTTTGGATCATAAATTGGGCGTCATAGTTCAGAAGCCCGAAGGAAAAGGGGAGGGGTTCAGGTATGCTAGCGTCTAGCCCAGTTAGTGGTACTTTCTGAAGGTAAATAACAAAGGTTTAAATGGTATTTA contains:
- the LOC138885439 gene encoding uncharacterized protein; this translates as MASTRNLPIIGPDDSPTSAILQLESAAAEENKRLRLRILKMWDTWSNGREPPSAIHGFPELIPRSGEVTNSPFTNPLIPCGHPPMPSNDPDMPSTVRPQAPASRTQPPMFIFHGPQLQSKIAYVTPYSFTQPPQYDLSVEKEKVVKNPEQEEMARKMKSLEQILKNMQGLSRQKSVSYSDLCIFPHVHLPAGFKTPKFEKYDGHVDPVAHLKRYCNQLRGAGGKEELLTAYFGETSPKSLLSDIAPDRISLSILKKKIMESFREYAVKWHEQAARAQEADYFQNMMSVMGKPFAEAIKIGKMVENGLKMGRILSHVSFKAISPDVHNGSEDLINGKRREEGVMMPVAPNRLNPESPLHRVDARCEYHFGAVGHSTEDWWTLKRAVEDLIEAERIIFQDEEALDVMNNLLLAHNSGPIVGMICEDKEFDLPLKAIAAIAKTEEKLKNDRQA